Proteins encoded within one genomic window of Tigriopus californicus strain San Diego chromosome 12, Tcal_SD_v2.1, whole genome shotgun sequence:
- the LOC131891384 gene encoding uncharacterized protein LOC131891384 — protein sequence MMQVTSYYLWLLGAFVTITVAQLSEYQPEEENYSAYNQVSSANDANNPWANYQQQVQQPLYSGFSNVDRQGILDNPEAVGIVAVAVVGAVALGATALSLADARETNARLSQRQAQICSDGKATAGQLTTLARQILMFVPVLQSQADPIAALAPQLESSMESIISSIPTISC from the exons ATGATGCAGGTTACTTCTTACTATCTTTGGCTTCTCGGTGCTTTTGTCACTATAACGGTGGCTCAATTGAGTGAATACCAACCGGAAG aagaGAATTATTCCGCGTACAATCAAGTTTCTTCAGCCAATGATGCGAATAATCCTTGGGCCAATTACCAGCAACAAGTCCAGCAACCCTTGTACTCTGGATTCTCTAACGTGGACCGCCAAGGCATTTTGGATAATCCGGAG GCCGTGGGCATTGTGGCCGTGGCTGTGGTGGGAGCCGTGGCATTGGGTGCGACCGCCTTGAGTTTGGCCGATGCCAGAGAAACCAATGCACGATTATCCCAACGACAAGCTCAGATTTGCTCCGACGGCAAGGCAACCGCCGGTCAATTGACTACTCTGGCCAGACAAATACTAATGTTTGTTCCTGTCTTGCAAAGCCAAGCAGACCCCATTGCAGCACTGGCGCCGCAATTAGAAAGTTCGATGGAATCTATCATCTCGTCAATCCCCACAATCAGTTGTTAG
- the LOC131891380 gene encoding uncharacterized protein LOC131891380, with amino-acid sequence MQGSLLVLLLGFRYGLVLAVTTVESFLNIPVKLGFEVESSYAFRNQSIDNMLDPAISCGVICKWSDCSIFVILDRSCSLYNRLIVRKSVDPFSNLKAYYKRDSGQHVTSVEAILFRQDVSRASLLWPKNVISLHKDDPKAELYAKLDDIEDYRSTDGQLHLKMCHPGTFPSCFRWSQTDNPLMVTGSSRPKGFVYKEGPLAIHPGFFGLSQSTPDKALLDGDLTNSYSWFLGIGTYEMSGIEQKIPASRDPEISAPVVELYVELF; translated from the exons ATGCAAGGGTCTCTACTTGTGCTTCTTTTGGGTTTTAGGTATGGCCTTGTTCTTGCGGTTACCACCGTTGAATCATTCCTGAACATTCCGGTCAAGTTGGGTTTTGAAGTGGAATCAAGCTACGCTTTTAGGAACCAATCGATCGATAATATGTTAG atCCAGCCATCAGCTGCGGTGTGATATGCAAGTGGTCTGATTGCTCCATCTTCGTCATTTTGGACCGCAGTTGTTCTTTGTACAATCGGCTTATTGTTCGGAAATCGGTGGatccattttcaaacttgaaggcTTACTACAAAAGGGATTCTGGGCAACATGTCACATCTGTGGAGGCCATTTTGTTCCGTCAAGATGTGTCCCGGGCGAGTCTACTCTGGCCTAAGAATGTTATTTCCTTACACAAAGATGATCCAAAAGCAGAATTATATGCCAAATTGGATGACATTGAGGACTATCGTTCCACCGATGGAcaacttcatttgaaaatgtgtcacCCAG GCACATTCCCCTCCTGCTTTCGATGGAGCCAAACTGACAACCCTTTGATGGTAACTGGAAGCTCACGACCAAAAGGATTTGTCTACAAAGAAGGTCCGCTGGCCATCCACCCCGGATTCTTCGGATTATCTCAGAGCACTCCAGATAAAGCTTTATTGGATGGGGATTTGACCAATTCGTACTCTTGGTTTTTGGGAATCGGCACCTACGAGATGAGTGGCATTGAACAGAAAATCCCAGCCTCCAGGGATCCAGAAATTTCCGCTCCAGTAGTGGAATTATATGTGGAATTGTTTTGA